From a single Brassica rapa cultivar Chiifu-401-42 chromosome A01, CAAS_Brap_v3.01, whole genome shotgun sequence genomic region:
- the LOC103828209 gene encoding uncharacterized protein LOC103828209 isoform X2, which yields MNQYWIFLKSCWYFVMAELDMDQGLDMDAYWKHDLSILWTVTQRTEQCRLRSNDLYMGNNRSSSLIFS from the exons ATGAATCAATAttggatatttttaaaaagttgttGGTACTTTGTAATGGCAGAGCTGGACATGGATCAGGGTCTTGATATGGATGCTTATTGGAAGCATGATCTATCTATTCTATGGACGGTCACACAGCGTACTGAACAATGCAGGCTACGTTCCAACGACTTGTACATGGGAAACAACAGATCTTCTT CATtgatattttcttaa
- the LOC103828209 gene encoding uncharacterized protein LOC103828209 isoform X1, with protein sequence MNQYWIFLKSCWYFVMAELDMDQGLDMDAYWKHDLSILWTVTQRTEQCRLRSNDLYMGNNRSSCLRWVI encoded by the coding sequence ATGAATCAATAttggatatttttaaaaagttgttGGTACTTTGTAATGGCAGAGCTGGACATGGATCAGGGTCTTGATATGGATGCTTATTGGAAGCATGATCTATCTATTCTATGGACGGTCACACAGCGTACTGAACAATGCAGGCTACGTTCCAACGACTTGTACATGGGAAACAACAGATCTTCTTGTTTGAGATGGGTGATTTGA
- the LOC103828209 gene encoding uncharacterized protein LOC103828209 isoform X3, producing the protein MDQGLDMDAYWKHDLSILWTVTQRTEQCRLRSNDLYMGNNRSSCLRWVI; encoded by the coding sequence ATGGATCAGGGTCTTGATATGGATGCTTATTGGAAGCATGATCTATCTATTCTATGGACGGTCACACAGCGTACTGAACAATGCAGGCTACGTTCCAACGACTTGTACATGGGAAACAACAGATCTTCTTGTTTGAGATGGGTGATTTGA
- the LOC103828208 gene encoding F-box protein KIB4-like has product MMTPKVEMIGSNKTIRNDPMLILDLVILVMERLSFVDFHRARCVSSVWYSASKSCRMRQANPWLILFPADVLHLPLESIDDSCKLFDPIDHKTYTVRDLGSDILRTSCLASYNSWFLMLDRKTRFYLLNMLTRERIHLPFLDSMESTDGSKLKFKRNFDSSFTVTTFRYNNVPLLSTCFGIDAAVLWVDERNKDYLVVWAFDRTLAYHKKGDDSWRVFRSSTNQSCVDMVFKESKLYVLVEDGSITTFDFSCGDSPMEFASFTTSPECCDFEHLAVTLSGQVLAISSEERHSYDMYKMDPKSSKWSIIKSLGDEALLLDQRITVPAKDGVLKNCLYCSYSDQFRRDDDYNLREDDNGICVVNIQTNNEVQLFNHLTASSPLPFKDARWFIPTFGGK; this is encoded by the coding sequence ATGATGACGCCCAAAGTGGAGATGATCGGTTCCAACAAAACGATACGCAACGACCCTATGCTTATCCTCGACCTGGTTATATTGGTCATGGAACGATTAAGCTTTGTTGATTTTCATAGAGCTAGATGCGTTTCTTCAGTATGGTATTCCGCTTCAAAATCATGCCGCATGAGACAAGCAAACCCATGGCTCATCCTCTTTCCTGCAGACGTACTTCACTTACCTCTGGAAAGCATCGACGATTCATGTAAGTTGTTCGACCCTATTGACCACAAAACATACACCGTAAGAGATCTCGGTTCTGATATCCTTAGGACTTCTTGTTTGGCAAGTTACAATAGCTGGTTCCTCATGTTAGACCGTAAAACCCGTTTTTATCTTTTGAATATGCTCACTCGAGAGAGGATTCATCTCCCGTTTCTTGATTCAATGGAATCAACCGACGGATCAAAGTTGAAATTCAAGAGAAATTTTGACTCTAGTTTCACGGTTACAACATTCCGTTACAATAACGTACCATTATTATCAACGTGCTTTGGAATAGACGCTGCCGTTTTGTGGGTAGATGAAAGAAACAAAGATTATCTAGTTGTGTGGGCTTTTGATCGCACTCTTGCATATCACAAGAAAGGAGACGATAGCTGGAGGGTGTTTCGGTCATCAACGAATCAAAGCTGCGTCGATATGGTTTTTAAAGAAAGCAAGCTTTACGTGCTTGTTGAAGACGGAAGCATCACTACTTTTGATTTCTCTTGCGGTGATTCTCCTATGGAATTTGCAAGTTTCACCACGTCACCAGAGTGTTGTGACTTCGAACATCTTGCTGTGACTTTGTCTGGACAAGTTTTGGCTATTTCAAGTGAGGAGAGACACTCATATGACATGTACAAGATGGATCCTAAATCATCAAAATGGAGTATAATCAAGTCTCTAGGGGACGAAGCATTGCTTTTGGATCAACGAATAACGGTTCCAGCCAAAGATGGAGTTTTGAAAAATTgcttatattgtagttatagtGATCAGTTTCGTAGAGACGATGATTATAACCTACGGGAGGATGATAACGGCATTTGCGTCGTCAATATTCAGACCAATAATGAAGTTCAATTGTTCAACCATCTTACTGCTTCGTCGCCACTACCTTTCAAGGATGCTCGTTGGTTTATTCCCACTTTTGGTGGAAAATGA